In Pan troglodytes isolate AG18354 chromosome 5, NHGRI_mPanTro3-v2.0_pri, whole genome shotgun sequence, the sequence CAAGCAGTTCTGAAATGAATAGGGTACAGATAAGTAAACCCCCCTCTCCTATCCAGTGAGATAGAGTTGTGTACAAGGGGACACAAAATGAGCTCTGGAGACTTGCTCCCCCAAAATGGGAGCCATGGACCATcagcattggcatcacctgggagatCAATAGAGATGCAGACCCCTGGGTCCCACCCTGTACCCATTCAGTTGGAGTGTGCATTTGAAATAAGATCCCCAGGTGGTCTGTGCCCACAGAAAGATGTGAGAGGGGCTGCTTCAGAAGCACACAGGCATGCCACCAAACGCATCCTTGGGAGGGGGAGTCAGGACATGACTTCTAAGTGGAGAACAAAGAATGGGACTAAATTATCCCAAATCTACCACTCACCTTAATTGTACCCCAATTCCTACCACAGCACCCGAAATTAGGCTGTGCTATCCAAGGAGAATCTCATGCATGGAAGGTTCTACTTACTACTGGACCTTAGATGAGAGATAAAGAGGTCCTGGGAGGAAGACAGACTGCTGGGAATCCTGAACCCCAGCTCTGCTGATGCTACCACCACTGCCCCTTTCCTCACCTGGCCTTTCTTTCCCCCCAAGTCCCAGGCCACTCACCCTTGGTCACCACCAAGCGGATGCGATCGAACAGTATGTGAGGCTCCTTGGGAGGCTGGTAGATCACACACTGATACAGTCCAGAGTCTTCCACTTGAAGGTTGACCATTCGGACGCGCAGTAAACCATGATCATGGTAGTCTTCTAGTATGATCCTCCCCACTTGGACTGGATGGGAATTCTCTGAAGGCCTCTCTGTGCATGCCAGGGTCTTGGGCATCTCTCCGTCCCTTATTATCTGCCAAGCTTTCTGGCTGCTGGCAAACTTCTCTAGCGTGTAGTCACATTTCACATCCAGGGTCTGCCCCTCTTTCAGTTCATACTTTTCCTCAGTTAATTTAGTTGCAGCTCGGAGTTCTATAAGCAGGGAAAGAGAATTGGGTTCTGTGaggaattatttttctctctctgggtGGGGAAAAAGGAGAGGAGCCCCCCGTTTTTCTTGTCCAACCACCCATATTTCAGATGAGGTTCTTGAGGCCTCCAGAGAAAATACAACTTGCCCTGCAAGCCAGCACTAGACCTCAGATCTTTCCACTGTGAGTAGGTTTTTTACTATAAGAGTGAGACTGCATATGGTGCATGAGGATCAAATTTCATAAATGATCAGAAGAGGAAGACTGACTTTGAGAGGAAGAAACTGCCTGCCTGGAGACAGAACATGGGATATTGTACTAAGACCACGAGTGGCTGCAGCATGGTGGGAGGGATCGATTACAAGGGCGTATGACATAAAAAGTGAATGCAAAGACACGGTGCTAGCAGAGAGTGGCTCCAAGGACAGCTTGAGGAACTTCACCTAAGTCAGGGCAAGGAGATCAGCTCAAAAGACCTTTGGACAAACAGTGAGGAAGCCGTCTGGAGGGCATGATGGGCATGGATATCTGACTGCCTGGCACTCCTTTTTCCCTTCTTGGGTAGCACAGCACCCCTTTCCAAGGGAACGATCCTGTGTGGCTCTACTGTTGGGGCAGCCCACATTCTCAAGGATGGGCACAGGACACAGGATTTGCCAATCCAAGTACCCCATCtcggggccaggcacagtggctcacgcatgtaatcccacactttgggaggatgaggaggtcggatcacctgaggtcgggagttcgaggccagcctggccaacatggtgaaaccttgcctctactaaaaataaaaaaaaattagccaggcatggtggtgcacacctgtagtcccagatacaggggaggctgaggtgggagaatcacttgaacccgggaggtggaggttacagtgagccaagatcacaacactgcactccagcctgggccacagggcaaaactctgttaaaaaaaaaaaaaaaaaaaaaaaacacacacacacacatacacaaagtaCCCCATCTCCCTGCCAGGCTGATTGGTTTAGGAAGGAGCACATGGCTGAGCTGGACCAATCAGAGTCCTCCCTGAGACTACTGTAGCCATTAATAGAAATGCTTCTTGCTGGGATTCACAGGTCAATGAGATGTGAAACTTTATTATGTGAAACTTTCTACCACGTAGGAATAGGCTCCTATTTCATGGAGCCCCCTGGCATGCCCACCCCAGGATAGGCCAACAGATCTGCCTGACCTTAGGAAGACTCAACTCAGGGACTCACAAGGAGTTTAAAGGTGAAATCAGGCTTGAAAGCCAGTTCTTCTGGGAGCAAACTCCAGTTTCTAGGGAAACCTCGGAAACAGACCTCTTGGGCAACTCCCACACACTCCAGTCAGGACTGTGCCTCCAAGAGACTGTTGACCAGAGGCTGAGTGTTGTCTGAAACCAAGCCTGGTTCCCTCATTTGTTCACTCACTCATCAGACTGGCTGGGAGACTTCTCTATcataggcactgtgctgggctcttTGGAAGACACACGGACTCCATCCTCAAGTTGCCACCACTGAAGCCCTAACCTCTGAAGTTAATGTTACagataaatctcttttatttgcCAGCTCCCCAGGGAAGGTGGGAGTTACAGGTGACTGAGTTTGCAAACTTGCCTGTCTCTCACAGAAGGAAGGAGACAATAAGAAACGAAGGCTGCTGAGCTGTCTGTGCACAATTGCAAGAAGGGAATTCCTttgaatatgttaattaaaagGGTAGCAAATACTACCTATTAAGTATTATGTGCTAAGGGTTTTTAAAgactatcttatttaatctttataaagtaaaaagttgaCACcattattctccccattttatagataaggaaactgaggcacagacagattaagtgatttgcccaaagtcTCACTATAGTTAAGTactagagccaggattcaaacccaaggaCTCTGGTTCCACCTAAAGCACTGAGCTACATGGTCCAACACAGTCTGATAGGGATTAGAGAAGTCCTGGCCCAAGTGTGAATAAGTATCCAGTTGCAAGGAGCATTCAGATTAACCCCTAACCTATCCCCACAGGGCACAATGAAATATATACCACTGGTTTTCTCTCACACAGGTACATAACCTTCAGCCCTCTGCCATCTCCCAGTTCTCCTTCAGAAAAACATGAATCAAACACAAGGAAATGCACTTGTCCATGAGGAGCTAACTCCCTTCTGCCCATCTAGATTATCACCCCAGCTCCAAGAAGACCCAGAGCAATGTCTGAGCACAGGCTTTTCAAGGCAGTTGTCCATGACTTTGCTCAAAGTAGAGAGCCCAGGAGGATACCTCTCCCTGATTTTTCATGCCTTCCCAAGGCAAGCCTCGCTTTTAACTCATATTGACACTTTCCTCCTGTTATTCATAAGGATTAGGAGGAGGAGTGAATAAAGCCCCGCATGCTTCTGGTTTGGGTGCAGATGTGAGCTGTGCGGATCATAAGAGGAGACACAAGGAAGAGCTGGGGCATGCGCCGGCTCTGCTGAGCCTCAGCAACTGTGCCCTCCAACCCCAGCGTGCCATGGAGAGCTGGGATGATCACCTCCACCAAAATGAGCACCAGCCTCTTCTGGTCACATCTGTGTCCTCAGCAGTAGTATATTTGCTGTCCCATAGTAGACCCCtgggaaatatttgttaaatcaatTCTGTCTTTTGGGTTTAACAGATTGTCAACATCAAACACATCATGAtggaatataagaaaaaaatttcaacatcAAATAAACTTATTGTAGATCATGCCATGATGAGATCTACTCTATCATTATTCCCATACTAGGCTTTGCATGTCTCTAACAACATCGACATGCACAGACATCTTTTTTCCCTGACTCTCTCCTTCTTTTACTTTTGTGTgcagacactgcatgttctcccaATTCTGGGTAGAGCAGCACGGTCTGCCATAACTACTGGTTGGCTCTATCTTGGATGGCCCTGTGCTCTGAAGCTTCAACAGAAAAGGGCTCCCCGAGATCCTGGACCAAACGCCTCCCCTGCTCAGTCCTCTTCCTTGTCTTACCTGAGACAAAGAGCATCCACAGCAGCCCCCAGAGCCTGGTCTTCCTCATCCTTCCTGTGCACCAGCTCCAACTGCTGCTGAGGGCTCCCGGGACAGCTACAAGGCACCGCAATGACCTAGAGGCTTTGGAAAGTTGCACAACAGGATATGAGGCCATTCCTGGGAGTCGCTGAGTTTGGGTTCTGTTTCATCACCAGTTGCTCTGACTCCTGACGTCAACACAATAATCCAGAGACCAAGACTCACTTCTCAGTTAAGTTTCTTTGAActccagttttcctttctgtggTAATAATGACAATTACCTTTCAACCTTACAAAATCTAAGGGAGAATGATACTTGAATGTAAATCAAAGTAAGGCATTAATATTAGGAAGGGGAACAGAGGGCCCTTTGCTCTCCAGAGGCCCCCTCTCCATTCACATCCAGTTCAGTGTAGTGAAGAGTCAGGCCCACATAGGGAGAGGCTGCGACAATCATATCTCATCTTCAGGGTTTTTGTGAGAACATGTTGCTTCATCCTGCCCTGCTCAGCCCCGTGGGTTCTCTTGGCTTCTGGTGACCTGGGGTGCACCTCCTCTTCATCACCAGGAGGGCCACACCCTGCATTTGTCCTTCAGCATTGCCACAGACATGGCCTGGGAGCTCACAGGGGTGTAGAGACCCCAGAAACAATTTGAGAGGACACTGCCACCACCCAACAAGAACAGACTtagatttaaaaaggaaacttgGTTCAAGACActgaagcaagaagaaaaaatccAGCAGGTTTTGTACTAGAAGCAAGAAAAGACAGATTTGACAGTGTGAAAATCAAATCAATAATGGAGAGGATTCACTTCAGAAATATTCCCAAATGTGAAATGAATAAAGACATTTAGAAGAGCTCAGAAATTTAAGGGAGGACAAATCATAGAACTCCAATCTACAAATCAGAGATGTCCTTAAAGCATAAAATGGAATGGTGGATCACAAGCaagattaaaaattttatcttaaaaaatatgcTTTCCAGGTCTGAGAAGAAATCTAAAATTGGAGGTTGAGAGTTCAACATGGGCAAGGAAAAAATTCATAAAGTGAGACCTAGAATAGGAAGTTTCCaggtgaaaattttaaaatttaaataaaaagattccTACtgctaaataaacaaaaaagtaacTTGGTTTCTTCAAAGGAATTGAAATAATCAGGACTCAGATTTCTTCTCTGAGTAACAAATACCATGAGAGAGTGGGATGAGGTATAAAGAACATTATGACCCTAATATTTTACACCCAAATTGATTGCTACTCAAGTATAGGAACAGCTAAAAGGTACTATCATGTctgtaaattaaaacaaacaacaaccaaaaaaattttcaaggctaactttaatttttttattaaagctGTTCAATGcagcaatttataaaatatagaaaataatacataaacttaAATCATGTTATTACATTTTATAGAGATCATTTGTAGTGGAGATTttactatgtttattttttgttctacAAATAATGTCGGAAAACAGGCTTCAAACATGCTTGAACTGAAATCTGCTGGCCCCTCCTTTTGCTGTACTCAAGCAGTCcctaaagaggaaaaatagaCAGAAGGATCTTGACGTTTTCTGACTCAGAGAGGAGCCTACGTGACTTCTGTGGTGATGAGTCAGATTAATATAGTTTATTTCAGTGAATAAATCCCCTCCTTACAACAAAATTAATATTCCACACTTAAATAATAGCTATTTCACATACTTTCTACATTTTTGTGTCTTCATATACTTTGTGTGGAGGATTAAACTCCTGGAAGATTAAGAGGGAGCTTTGAACTAAACAGTCCAAGAAGAATTTTTAATTAGACTTGAATATCACTGGAGGCTGATTGCTCCTTCACATTTTCCTAACTACGGACAGCACCTGCATTTAAATTAGAATGAAGTAGAATGAGGTCTTTCTCCACTTGTCTGATCTATTTGTGTACTTGAGGTCAACAGTGCAAATAGTCACGTGTCACTTAATGacagatacattctgagaaatgtgttgctaGGTGATTTTGTGTTGCAGGAACATCAtggagtgcacttacacaaacttaAGATGGCACAGCCTACTgtacacctaggctgtatggtatagtCTATTAATATTAGGAAGGGGAACAGAGGGCCCTTTGCTCTCCGGAGGCCCCCTCTCCATTCACATCCGGTTTAGACAATTACCTTTCAACCTCACAAAATCTAAGGGAGAATGATACTTGAACATAAATCAAAGTAAAGCATATTCCTAGGCTGCAAGCCTGCACAGTATGTTACAGTCCTCAATACTGTAGGcatttgtaacacaatggtaagtatttgtgtatctaaacatagaagagGCATAGTAACAATACGGTATTATgacattataatcttatgggacctccaccatatatgcagtctgtcatGGACCAAAACTTCCTTGTGCAGCACATGGCAGCATTCTCTAATCCTTAccactttatttttctgaggaGTTTAATGACCCGATCagtaacttcttcaggctgaataggcATGACgatattcctgcctaactattaGGATCTCTTTAAATTCTCAAGCTACTGCTCCCAACAAGATATTATTTCTTAAGGCTTCTCATAGAAGAGCACTGTCATTTGTGACCTATGGTTCCTGTTAATTTTACTAAGGCTGGGTCACATGTCCCATTTCCATGCTTGCTCATAGGGTGGCCTCTAGCACCAGGAAGATTTAGTCTTTGGGTACCATGAACCTTTCCGTATTTGTCAAACTTTATCTTCAGAGCTATTATGAAATCAATACAGTTTCAACATTGAtacaattaatgaaataataccaatattattctgttttgttttgtcttcaaTAAGTCACTGCCCCAAGTCAGTAGGTCTCGATCTTCACTATGGGGTAAATTAGCAGTTTCTTCCTTAATAAAGATTGGTTAATCTAACCTAGCTAGaatatatgtgtaatattttttaacaatgagattgcatataaaatatcttcttttctGGCTCAGAGGAGGGGCCCACATGGAACTGGAACACAGATCTCTGAGGATAGTGTGACCCTGGTGCTGATATCTCTGAGGAGGCCCAATGAGACTACTTCTGAGAGTGGGGAAAACTGCAAACTGGAACCAGTCACTGTTGCCCGTGAAAAGCATCACTGAAGCTACTCACaatgaaagagaatgaaatagGAATCAGTGAGCATGTCCTGtcttcctcctccagcctcccaatcTCCCTCTAATGCCCCTATCGAGAGTCCAGCAGGGAACCAGCCAGCAAAGACAAAGCGAGTTTCAGAATCTCCACTCAAACCAAGGTAAAGAAGTGTTAATCAGAGAGACGATGACTGAATAACCAGCTCACTCACACAGTCAAACAAGAGCACTCCACGTGTCTGAGGCCTTACCTAGCAGTAAAGCAGACAAGTTGAATAGTTAAGAATCACAGTGGCATTTTATGAAGAACTTTCTTAGCATAGCTAGGGGGCATGGCTAATTtcacatgtccccaggccttatctagaaTCAATGCTCCAAAATAAATTGAACaacttttaaaagtcaaagaagcagtttatgaccttaaagcatttaggaAACTTAatatctgacctgcataatttagaccaaatatttacatttttgaaaatatttttattttaccaataatctttaaaactgtttttatttcccaaagattacttaAGTCATATGAACCAAAAGACATtacactttttaacttttttgacaaaatatttgatttaagcacttattTTCAAACCAATTAATCTAGCTATtttatattacacacacataattcatataaatacatagacaGAAGATAGAGGACTTATACCCAAGCCAGGAATCAAACCCTGAACCCAGCCTGCCATTGTGAAAAGAGAACACGGCCAcatggttacaaggtcaagctcccaaggacatacaAGACAGGAAGGAAATCTCATCCAGTTTTTTCAGGAACCTGCAGCAAAGTTTGTAACTGACTGGTTTACTGGGCTGTCTTGAAAAGCAGGCTTACAGGTAGGTGTCTTAGGCCTGTGTTCTATCCTAAAGTACTCCTCTGCATTATAgaacacagaaagacacacaaaacGTACCAAATTCACTACAGCTTAAGACTAGCCTCATGAATTAATTCTtccattaatcaaaactttacagaggagataaacagtgatttttaccattcattcaaccagtttgcacaaagagagagaggagaaaggattGCCTAAGGCAGGGTGAGGAAGGcactcagggaggccagagaaagacacACCCATTGCAGCGACACTGAAAAGTTCGGGCAGCCGCTTGCTGATCATGAAGGAATTTTTTCCAGCAGTGccatcagctctcaagtttcccctTTTTAGGAAGGAAAATGCTCCCCATGCCCCCGATCCTGTACATGCTTAACCCTGTCACCCACAGCCATCAGCAAAGAGTGCAAAGCAGATTATTTCCAAGAGAACAGCAATTAATTTCCATAGTGCTAAATTCGTTCTTAGCCAAAAGGGACTTTACCAAGAGGGACTTTACCGACAGGGGCCTCTAACCCCCTAAATCTTAGAAGGGACTCTAACCCTCAtaagttgggcctctaacccaGTTGGTCAGGCGttcttgccttttattaagaggggGCTGTAACCCACTATGTCTTAGGAGAGACTCTAACTCCTTTAAattgggcctctaacccaatccCATTCTTTACCCGGTATATGCGCCCCACTTACCCAAAGTCCGCCAGTCAGTGctgcagtctatttcctttgCATTGGAGGGTCTGCTCAGTATCGTCCCTTCCGTGGTTCACAAGAAAGATGTTAAAGAAACATCCTCAgatgttttttaattattttttcctaaatgaagttcttttaattttcagaccaaccaaacatttttaatataaaaacattttaataatatacaaACAGCAATCAAAACGGCATCCCCTTGGAAGCGAAAGGACTGGGGCACAGATGGGGGAGTGGACTAAAGAGGGACGGTTTTCAGGGTCCCAGTTGCTTCCCTTGCCTGAAATCACTCTGGTCTTAGCAGAGGGAAGATTAAGGCAGCCAGAGGCAGAGGGGCCCTGACCCTGACCCAGAGACAGACTAAGCACAGCAGGCCCCTCTAACATCACCTTCCCACCATGGCAGCCTCCAGGGAAAGCCAGATCCAGTTACAAGAGAACAGGAAGGTGGCTGTGATTAACAGGAAAGGCAACCATGGTTCCTCAGCACCCTGTTGATCACACCTCTGGGAATAGAGTTTTCCAGTGAATGCTGGATTGAAGAGGATCTAAGAATCTTCCTGGGAGAAGGATGGAAATGGGATCTGAGTCTACATACTAACCAAGATGCCTTGCCTGTAACACCAGAAAGCTGGAGTGGATCTGCTCAGATGTTtgggaagagaaaagaatgacagAGCCTTTGGCCCAGCAAAGCTGGAGTGTTAACAAGCATTGACTGAGAAATCCTCTAGGCAGGCCAGGGAGGTCTGTGGCCCACCACTTACCCAAAGGTAGCCATTGGGTTGGGGGTTTCCACACTATAGTCACTTCCATGATCAGCAGAAAGATGTTACAGgaccccaccacttacccaaagttagcCTTTGAGTCAGGGGTTTCTGTGCTATAGTCCCTTCTGTGGTTGCCAGAAAGATGTTACAGGAAATGGGTCTGTATCCAGACCCCAGGAGAGGGTTCTTGggtcttgtgcaagaaagaattcaagacaAGTCCATATAGTAaattgaaagcaagtttattaagaaagtaaaggaataaaagaatggctactccatagacagagcagccccaagggctgctggttggccatttttatggttatttcttgattatatgttta encodes:
- the TREM1 gene encoding triggering receptor expressed on myeloid cells 1; its protein translation is MASYPVVQLSKASRSLRCLVAVPGALSSSWSWCTGRMRKTRLWGLLWMLFVSELRAATKLTEEKYELKEGQTLDVKCDYTLEKFASSQKAWQIIRDGEMPKTLACTERPSENSHPVQVGRIILEDYHDHGLLRVRMVNLQVEDSGLYQCVIYQPPKEPHILFDRIRLVVTKGFSGTPGSNENSTQNVYKIPPTTTKALHPLYTSPRTVTQAPPKSTADVSTPDSEINLTNVTDIIRVPVFNIVILLAGGFLSKSLVFSVLFAVTLRSFVP